In Actinomadura citrea, a single window of DNA contains:
- a CDS encoding ABC transporter permease, which translates to MSDERKDLDPAGEEPAGGEPAGTAPQGDKPSGERPSGGEPAGAAPPADVPAPRPGEAPESEPSGAEAPDAKASGPVEPETVPSWKAMLRGLGPRGLGLKIGAPVLALLISLGITMILLRITGADPVSSIQSMVDYGTTENSIVDILNRATRYYLSAVAVAIGFRMALLNIGVDGQYRLAAFLAAALGGALALPAPLGQMLTIIAAMVVGGLWAAIAGVLKVTRGVSEVLSTIMLNAIATGLIAYLLNDKRLAEVRPGSNNVATPQIPESGRVGGLNGLLSSIGIDLPGDVYGLLPLAILVGVVFWVVINHTRFGFDLKVSGLSPSAAQASGVNARRMIVYTMVASGVVAGLIGMPELLGASYEYSLNFPAGLGFTGITVALLGRNHPAGIALAALLFAFLDQTSDVLQEVDVPKEIVGVMQGVVVLTVVIVYELVRRWEIRRQQRAVAAELATGHDLAREAAGSAS; encoded by the coding sequence ATGAGCGACGAGCGCAAGGACCTGGACCCGGCGGGCGAGGAGCCCGCGGGCGGCGAGCCGGCGGGCACGGCGCCGCAGGGTGACAAGCCGTCGGGTGAGAGGCCGTCGGGCGGCGAGCCCGCGGGCGCGGCGCCGCCGGCGGACGTCCCCGCGCCCCGGCCGGGCGAGGCCCCCGAATCCGAGCCGTCCGGTGCGGAGGCGCCCGACGCGAAGGCGTCCGGTCCGGTGGAGCCGGAGACGGTGCCGTCGTGGAAGGCGATGCTGCGCGGTCTCGGCCCGCGGGGTCTCGGCCTGAAGATCGGCGCGCCGGTGCTGGCGCTGCTGATCTCCCTCGGCATCACGATGATCCTGCTGCGGATCACCGGCGCCGACCCGGTCAGCTCGATCCAGAGCATGGTCGACTACGGCACGACCGAGAACTCGATCGTCGACATCCTCAACCGCGCCACCCGCTACTACCTGTCGGCCGTGGCCGTGGCGATCGGGTTCCGGATGGCGCTGCTGAACATCGGCGTGGACGGCCAGTACCGGCTCGCCGCGTTCCTCGCCGCCGCGCTCGGTGGCGCGCTGGCCCTGCCCGCCCCGCTCGGCCAGATGCTGACGATCATCGCGGCGATGGTGGTCGGCGGGCTGTGGGCGGCGATCGCGGGCGTGCTGAAGGTGACCCGCGGGGTCAGCGAGGTGCTGTCCACGATCATGCTGAACGCGATCGCGACCGGCCTGATCGCCTACCTGCTGAACGACAAGCGGCTCGCCGAGGTGCGGCCGGGCAGCAACAACGTCGCGACGCCGCAGATCCCCGAGTCGGGACGGGTCGGCGGCCTGAACGGCCTCCTGTCCTCGATCGGCATCGACCTGCCCGGCGACGTGTACGGGCTGCTGCCGCTGGCGATCCTGGTCGGCGTCGTGTTCTGGGTCGTCATCAACCACACGAGGTTCGGGTTCGACCTGAAGGTGTCGGGGCTGTCGCCGTCGGCGGCGCAGGCCAGCGGCGTCAACGCCCGCCGCATGATCGTCTACACGATGGTCGCGTCAGGCGTGGTGGCGGGCCTGATCGGCATGCCGGAGCTGCTCGGCGCGTCCTACGAGTACTCGCTGAACTTCCCGGCCGGTCTCGGCTTCACCGGCATCACGGTCGCGCTGCTCGGCCGCAACCATCCGGCCGGCATCGCGCTCGCCGCGCTGCTGTTCGCGTTCCTCGACCAGACCTCCGACGTCCTCCAGGAGGTCGACGTGCCGAAGGAGATCGTCGGGGTCATGCAGGGCGTGGTCGTGCTGACCGTCGTCATCGTGTACGAGCTCGTCCGGCGCTGGGAGATCCGGCGGCAGCAGCGGGCCGTCGCCGCCGAGCTGGCCACCGGCCACGACCTGGCCCGCGAGGCCGCTGGGAGTGCCTCATGA
- a CDS encoding ABC transporter ATP-binding protein, translating into MPDQVPAVRLTSITKRFPGVVANRDINLTIERGEVHALCGENGAGKSTLMKILYGMQRPDEGAIEVDGEQVAFRTPADAIARGIGMVHQHFKLADNLTVLENVILGAEPRARGRRRGRIDFAAARAKIKEMSRAYGLRVDPDVLVETLGVGERQRVEILKVLYRGARVLILDEPTAVLVPQEVEELFGNLRELRAEGLTVLFISHKLDEVLTVADTISVIRRGTTVATRLDPREVTSRRLAELMVGSELPVPELRESTVTEDVQLDVAGLTVLTPEGRPVVDGVSLRIRRGEIVGLAGVEGNGQTELIEAIMGIRGADAGTIGHGGEDITSWATRRRREAGIAYIPEDRHRHGLILEGTLWENRMLGHQTRPPNVRGPWVDRRGARRDTTRIVQAYDVRTPGIDVPAAALSGGNQQKLIVGREMSGDPRLLIAAHPTRGIDVGAQAAIWEYLRQARADGLAVLLISADLEELIGMSDTLHVILRGRLVAEVDPRTVTPEELGSAMTGAGAPA; encoded by the coding sequence GTGCCTGACCAGGTGCCGGCCGTGCGGCTGACATCGATCACCAAGCGGTTCCCCGGAGTGGTGGCCAACCGCGACATCAACCTCACCATCGAGCGCGGTGAGGTGCACGCGCTCTGCGGTGAGAACGGCGCCGGCAAGTCCACGCTGATGAAGATCCTTTACGGGATGCAGCGGCCGGACGAGGGCGCCATCGAGGTCGACGGCGAGCAGGTGGCCTTCCGGACGCCGGCCGACGCGATCGCCCGCGGCATCGGCATGGTGCACCAGCACTTCAAGCTGGCCGACAACCTCACCGTCCTGGAGAACGTGATCCTCGGCGCCGAGCCCCGCGCCAGGGGCCGGCGGCGCGGCCGCATCGACTTCGCCGCCGCGCGCGCCAAGATCAAGGAGATGTCGCGGGCGTACGGGCTGCGCGTCGACCCCGACGTGCTGGTCGAGACGCTCGGCGTCGGCGAGCGGCAGCGCGTGGAGATCCTCAAGGTGCTCTACCGCGGCGCCCGCGTGCTCATCCTGGACGAGCCGACCGCGGTGCTCGTCCCGCAGGAGGTCGAGGAGCTGTTCGGCAACCTGCGCGAGCTGCGCGCCGAGGGCCTGACCGTGCTGTTCATCTCGCACAAGCTGGACGAGGTGCTGACCGTCGCCGACACGATCTCGGTGATCCGGCGCGGCACGACGGTCGCGACCCGGCTCGATCCCCGGGAGGTGACGTCCCGGCGGCTGGCCGAGCTGATGGTCGGGTCCGAGCTGCCCGTCCCGGAGCTGCGCGAGTCGACCGTCACCGAGGACGTCCAGCTGGACGTGGCCGGGCTCACCGTGCTGACCCCCGAGGGCCGGCCCGTGGTGGACGGCGTGTCGCTGCGCATCCGCCGCGGCGAGATCGTCGGGCTGGCCGGGGTCGAGGGCAACGGGCAGACCGAGCTCATCGAAGCGATCATGGGGATCCGCGGCGCCGACGCCGGGACCATCGGCCACGGCGGCGAGGACATCACCTCGTGGGCGACGCGGCGGCGCCGCGAGGCCGGCATCGCCTACATCCCCGAGGACCGGCACCGGCACGGGCTCATCCTGGAGGGGACCCTCTGGGAGAACCGCATGCTGGGCCACCAGACCCGGCCCCCGAACGTGCGCGGCCCGTGGGTCGACCGGCGCGGCGCCCGCCGCGACACCACCCGGATCGTCCAGGCCTACGACGTGCGGACGCCGGGGATCGACGTGCCCGCCGCCGCGCTGTCGGGCGGCAACCAGCAGAAGCTCATCGTCGGGCGGGAGATGTCCGGCGACCCGCGGCTGCTGATCGCGGCGCATCCGACGCGCGGCATCGACGTCGGCGCCCAGGCCGCCATCTGGGAGTACCTGCGGCAGGCCCGCGCGGACGGGCTGGCCGTGCTGCTGATCAGCGCCGATCTTGAGGAACTCATCGGTATGTCCGACACCCTGCACGTGATCCTGCGGGGACGGCTGGTCGCGGAGGTCGATCCGCGGACCGTCACCCCCGAGGAGCTCGGCTCCGCCATGACCGGCGCCGGAGCGCCCGCATGA